The following coding sequences lie in one Arachis ipaensis cultivar K30076 chromosome B03, Araip1.1, whole genome shotgun sequence genomic window:
- the LOC107633772 gene encoding uncharacterized protein LOC107633772, which produces MRLSIGTTASDQDETEQFGEWLLKVGDGLICDNMNGESEICLPGDIVIPSLDQAFDELVHFSYPNILENMSSKDFFKARTILAPTLDIVEEVNNHLMAIIPGGEKLYLSSDSICMDDGNMESQLDIYSPELLNSINCSSLPPHKLILKVGVPVMLLRNIDKSSGLCNGTRLQVRKLENHVIEYEVLTGNNVGHIALIPRMNMVPTNETVAVRFQ; this is translated from the coding sequence ATGAGACTCTCTATAGGGACGACTGCTTCAGATCAAGATGAGACAGAGCAATTTGGGGAGTGGTTATTGAAAGTTGGTGATGGTCTAATATGTGACAATATGAATGGTGAATCTGAGATATGTCTTCCAGGagatattgttattccttctTTGGACCAggcatttgatgagttggttcatttttcttatccaaatattttggaaAACATGTCTTCGAAGGATTTTTTCAAAGCAAGAACTATACTGGCTCCCACACTAGACATCGTTGAAGAGGTCAACAACCATCTGATGGCTATCATTCCTGGAGGGGAAAAATTATATCTTAGTTCGGATTCCATTTGTATGGATGATGGGAATATGGAGAGTCAACTAGATATCTACAGTCCTGAATTACTGAATAGCATAAATTGCTCTAGTTTGCCTCCACATAAATTAATACTCAAGGTCGGTGTTCCGGTGATGTTACTGAGGAATATTGACAAATCCAGTGGTCTTTGTAATGGTACCAGGCTACAAGTTAGGAAGCTTGAAAATCATGTCATAGAATATGAAGTCTTAACGGGTAACAATGTTGGTCATATTGCTTTGATTCCAAGAATGAATATGGTACCAACAAATGAAACCGTCGCAGTTAGATTCCAATGA